In a genomic window of Procambarus clarkii isolate CNS0578487 chromosome 12, FALCON_Pclarkii_2.0, whole genome shotgun sequence:
- the LOC138364178 gene encoding uncharacterized protein — protein MDKVQAFVESGKPEDLEGCTRDQLKQIAEKCGIRLKASKVAGMKDEILRQLRARSEAAEQGAQEGAESRKEDDGQDDVRSQGSSRSSKSSRSSRSSRNRSLERFQLELQIQQQREERQFQLEKMKLELQMKREVEKEKTRIRELELEQEKEKEKARLEVEKEKERTKQMLIEANRTLAEQRIEHGLPESTTQVSHPPDVRVREKDIPLFVPEEAESFFEHFEKVASIKEWPQEEWAQLVQLRLTGAAREAYTQLSLEECQDYATVKSSILRSFQLTPEAYRKRFREMAKVGACTFAETARDLERRFQKWIEAAGVGSYADLKQLMVMEKFLEMMHPETKFKIQEAGIKEVKDAADRADMITEAYKSLRENRVRSEARRSNGRPNGVWGGRNYERPRRVWDEKNFDKWVDKSKYPKTQKSRSRTSSESEDGGAKRETNRYPGNRESSKTPQSASSVPGPRNSHASGQSQSYSGTYRRDFSQMRCYQCNGLGHVMRDCRQGKRVVTLAMCDPRGKYTNVFRDKPQRANLVNEKYRPFMSKGWISVGGQPEVEVGILRDTGANQSLIARSLIGNDRRLAGSGKMKVYGLLSESDMPVCTVQLRSEYVSAVVMLGVCPDIPIPGVQVILGNDLCGTKVLPRVVAETVPEECPEGHCTGGTPESVNLTDIRGDESGDRQAIENPVSVVTKAEVADKEDAGEDDTVSIQPVEDIDVDIAWLFDEGPAQENEVSVRSKVRMTQPKKNTVKRVDLSRAQTAEIKSRKANATVLSRNEEGCGHTEDGSRASRCPRAQRHMDSRVKLFEMSRVDTFRRQRGEEIVKKSNSRENERRRDSMCGEMLTSTQGEVKRHVLSSAVGCSTALGETFRERRKS, from the coding sequence atggataaggtgcaagcatttgtggagtcaggcaagcctgaggatttagaaggttgcacgagggatcaattgaaacaaatagcagaaaaatgtggcatcaggttgaaagcatctaaagtagctgggatgaaggatgagatcctgaggcagttgagagccagaagtgaagcggcagaacaaggagcccaggaaggagctgaaagtagaaaggaggatgatgggcaggatgacgtgagatcccagggatcgagtaggagcagcaagagtagccgcagtagtaggagtagccgaaataggagcttggagagattccagttagagctccagatccaacaacagcgtgaggagagacagttccagctggaaaagatgaagttagaactccagatgaaaagggaagtagaaaaagagaaaaccagaataagggaactggagttggaacaagagaaagaaaaagagaaagcaagactagaggtcgaaaaagaaaaagagagaacaaaacaaatgctgatagaagcgaacagaaccttggctgagcaaaggattgaacatgggttgccagagagcaccacccaggtatcacacccaccagatgttagggttagggagaaggacattcccttgtttgtgcccgaagaggcagagagcttcttcgagcattttgagaaagtagccagtatcaaggagtggccacaggaggaatgggcccagctggtccagttaagattgaccggtgcagccagggaggcatacacccaattgtcactggaagagtgccaggattacgccacagtaaagagcagcatattgcgctcgtttcagttaaccccagaagcttataggaagcgcttcagagagatggcgaaagttggagcgtgtacgtttgctgagacagcaagagatctggaaagacgattccagaagtggattgaggctgctggagttggatcttacgctgacctgaagcaactgatggtcatggagaagttcttggagatgatgcatcccgaaacaaagttcaagatccaagaagcagggataaaggaggtgaaagatgccgcagatagggcggatatgattactgaagcgtacaagagcttaagggagaacagagtgagaagcgaggcgagacgcagcaatggcagacccaatggagtctggggaggaagaaattatgagagacccagaagagtctgggatgagaaaaattttgataaatgggtagataaaagtaagtaccctaaaactcagaagagtaggtcgcgcacttcatctgaaagtgaggatggaggagctaaacgagaaaccaatcgttatcctggaaatcgagagtccagtaaaaccccacagagtgcaagtagtgtacctggcccgaggaattctcatgcgagtggacagagtcagagctactctggtacatatagaagagacttttcacagatgagatgttaccaatgtaacggtttgggtcacgtgatgcgagattgtagacagggcaagagagttgtgaccctggccatgtgtgacccccgaggtaaatatactaatgtgttccgagacaaaccacagagagcgaacttagtgaacgagaagtataggccgttcatgagcaaaggttggatcagtgtaggaggccaacctgaggtagaagttggtatcttaagagataccggagctaatcagagcttgattgcgagaagcctgattgggaatgatcgacggttagctggcagtgggaagatgaaagtatatgggttattgtcggagagtgacatgcccgtttgtactgtccagctaaggtcggaatatgtgtcggcagtggtgatgttgggagtgtgccccgacatacctattccaggagtccaagtgatcctggggaatgacttgtgcgggacaaaggtgttgccgagagtcgtagcggagactgtgccagaggagtgcccagaaggccactgcacgggtgggacacctgagagtgtgaacctgactgacatccgaggagatgagtcaggagaccgccaagccattgaaaaccctgtctcggtagtgacgaaggcagaggtggccgacaaggaagacgctggagaagatgatacagtgtcgattcagccggtggaagatatcgacgtagatatagcatggctgtttgatgaaggtccagcccaggaaaatgaagtctcggtgaggtcaaaagtgaggatgacccagccgaagaagaatactgtgaagagagttgacctgagtagagcccagactgctgaaattaagagtcggaaggcgaatgcaactgtgctgagtaggaatgaggaaggatgtggacataccgaggacgggagtagagcgtcacgttgtccacgagcacagaggcatatggatagtagagttaagttgtttgagatgtcaagagttgacacgtTTCGCAGACAACGTGGagaagagatagtgaagaagagtaatagccgagaaaatgaaaggagaagagacagtatgtgtggagagatgcttacgagcacacagggagaggtaaagcgacatgtactgtcgagtgctgttggatgtagcacAGCACtcggagaaacttttagggaacgaagaaagagttga